GCGCCGCTGGCCATCGCCGGCGGCAAGCTGAAGGCCATCAAGTTCAAGCCGAAGGTGGCCAGCGCCCAGGTGAAGTCAGCCGTTCTCCTGGCCGGTCTGCGCGCCGGCGGAACCACCGAGGTGACCGAGCCGTTGCGCAGCCGGGACCACACCGAGCGCATGCTGACCTCGATGGGCGTGAAGCTCGTCGTGGAAGACGAGCGCATCAGCCTGCCTGGTGGGGGCAAGCTCGACGCCATCCGGGGCCGCGTTCCGGGCGACATCTCATCGGCCGCATATCTTCTGGCCGCGGCGGCCATCGTGCCTGGGAGCAAGCTCGAGATCCCTTCGGTGGGGGTCAACCCCACGCGCATCGGCTTCTGCAATCTGCTCAAGCGCATGGGCGCCAACCTCAAGATCGAGAACAAGCGCAACGACGACCTCAACGAAGACGTGGGCGACATCGTCTGCGAGACCGAGGGGCTCACGGGCATCAGCGTGGGCGCCGACGACGTGCCGGCCGCCATCGATGAGCTTCCCCTCCTGGCCGTCGTGGCCACGCAGGCCTACGGCTGGACGCGTCTTCTTGGCGCCGAAGAGCTGCGGGTCAAGGAGTCTGATCGCATCAGCGGCATCGTGGAAGGGCTCCGCAAGATGGGTGCCCGCATCGAAGAGCGACCGGGCGGCTTTGCGGTCGAGGGCCCGACCCCGCTGGTGGGAACGCGGGTCGACTGCCGCGGTGATCACCGGCTGGCCATGGCGCTGGCGGTGGCAGCGCAGGTGGCACGCGGCGATACCGTGCTCGAGGGTGCCGAGTCGGTGGAGATCTCGTACCCCAACTTCTGGTCGATCTTCGCCCCCGCCTCGACCCTCGTCTAGCGGAATGGCGGCAGTCTCGCGGCGCAACGTCTATCTTGCGGGCATGATGGGCACGGGCAAGAGCACCGTTGGCCGTGAGCTGGCTCGTCTCATGGGCCGCAAGTTCGTCGACACCGACGCCGCTCTCGAGCGCCGTCTGGGCATGCCCGTGAGCGAGTGCTTCGTGCGCGAGGGCGAGGCCTGGTTCCGCGCTCAGGAGAAGGCGCTGTCGCTCGAGCTGGCCGCGCTGAGCAACCGTGTCGTGGCGACGGGGGGCGGAACCCTGCTCGATCCGGAGGTGCGCGCGCTCTTCACCTCGACCGGCGTTGTCATCTGCCTGTTCACCCAGAAAGAGGAGCTCGTCACGCGCCTGGAGCGCACCGACAAGCGCCCGTTGCTCAAGGACCAGCCGATCGACCAGAAGGTCGAGGAGCTCCTTCGCCAGCGCAAGGAGGTCTACGACACCATCCCCATTCGCATCGACACCACGCACCTGACACCGCAGGAGGCGGCACACAAGATCCACGACCTGCTCAAGCTGCGCCAGAAGATCCTCGCACAGCTCCAGAGCCAGTACATCGTCATCACATGAGGAGCGCTCCAGGGTGAGGTCTGGCGATGTGGTCGGCGGTCGCTACCGCCTGGGTCCGGTCGTGGGAAAAGGCGGCATGGGTGTGGTCTACGCGGCCGACGATCTCGAAACCCCGGGTCTGCGCGTCGCGGTCAAGCGCATGCAGGTCGACGCCGAGAGCGAGAAGGAGCGGGAGGACGCCGTCCGCCTCTTCCTCCATGAGGCCCGCGTGCTGCGCACGCTGCGCCACGAGAGCATTCCCCGCGTTCATGCGTGCTTCGATGAGGGCAAGCAGTACTTCCTGGTGATGGACCTCGTCGAAGGGTGCACGCTCAGCGAGCTCGCAGATCTCTCCGGTCAGCGCCCCCCCGCCTTTCTGCCGCCCGTGGAGCAGGTGCTCGACTGGGGGGTGCAGATCGCCCGCGTGCTGTCCTACCTCCACGCACAGCAGCCCAGCCCGGTCGTGTACAAGGACCTCAAGCCAGACAACCTCATGCTCACCCGGGACGGCCGCGTCATGCTGCTCGACTTCGGCATCGCGAAAACCCTGAATCCCCAGGGGAAGTTCTCTACCATCCTGAAGGGCGTCGGCAGCCCGGGGTTTGCCGCGCCAGAGCAGTACGCCCGCCAGCAGAGCGACCCTCGCGCCGATCTGTACGCCCTGGGTGCGACGCTCTACGCGCTGCTCACGGGACAGGTTCCCATCGAATCAGTGGATCGCCAGCAGGCCCTGGTCGAAGGTCGAAGCGACCCCCTCGAGCCCCTCTCATCGCTCGCTCCGAAGACGCCACGTGCCCTCGAGGTCGCCATCCGGCGGCTCATGGCGGTGCGCAAGACCGAGCGCACCCCCTCCGCAGATGAGGCCTTGAAGGCGCTCGAGGCCATCCGCGACGGCAAGGACGAGCGTGGTCTGCCCAAGGTGGTCAGCCGAATGCTCTCGAATCTCTGGAAGCCAGGGCGTTCGACCCCATCTCCCCCCCCTCGCGGCCCCGTGGAGGCAGCCGAGCCTCAGATCCCGGTGCGCAGCCTGGAGTGGATTGTGGGACAGGGGGGCCTGTCGTCGATCCACGACGCCATGCTCCAAGCCTCCCCCGGCGACGTGATACGGGTTCGCCCGGGCCGCTATGTCGAGAGCCTCGTCATCGATCGCCCAATCACCCTCATCGGCGACGGGCGCCCTGATGACATCGTGATCGCGGGGAGACGAGGAGGCGCGCTCGTGGTGAATGGCGGGGCGGTGTCGGTGCGCGGCCTGACCCTGCTCACCGAACCGTCAGACGCCGCCGCGGCCGTCGAGGTCATCTACGGCTCCCTGTCGCTCGACACGTGCCGCATCGCGTCATCCGGCCAGGTCGGCGTGCACGTGCGCGGAGCCGCCTCCAACGCCTCGCTTCGAGACTGCGAGATCACCGACACGGCCGAGGCGGCTCTGCTCGTCGACGACAGCGCCGTCGCCACAGCCGAGCGATGCGAGATGCACCACACCCACATCGGCATCGAGGCGGCCAACAAGGCCGAGATCACGGCGCGGCAGTGCACCGTGCGCAGCGCACGGGGCGCAGGGCTCTACGTCCACGATGAGGGTCGCGGCACCTTCGACGACTGCGAGATCCGTGGCTGCGGACAGGCGGGCGTGACGGTGACCGCCGGCGCCGATCCCCTGGTTCGGGGCTGCCAGGTTCGCGACGGGAAGGGGCGCGGGCTCGTCATCGGTGAGCAGAGCCTCGGCGTGTTCGAGGACTGCACCGTTGCCGGCAACCGCGAAGAAGGGGTCTTCATCTACGACGGCGCCAACCCCGAGCTTCGGCGGACCCGGGTGCTCGACAGCGGTCGTTGCGGGGTGGTCTCCCGCGGACGCAGCTACGGCCTCTTCGAGGACTGCGAGA
The Pseudomonadota bacterium genome window above contains:
- the aroA gene encoding 3-phosphoshikimate 1-carboxyvinyltransferase; the protein is MEITITPRKKRWTGRIAVPGDKSISHRAVILASLAEGDSLIENLLESADTHATISCLQKLGIEIRRTLDGTVVVVGRGLDGWREPEEVLDCANSGTTMRLMSGLLSSFPFFSVLTGDASLRSRPMGRISEPLKKMGAKILGRNDGENAPLAIAGGKLKAIKFKPKVASAQVKSAVLLAGLRAGGTTEVTEPLRSRDHTERMLTSMGVKLVVEDERISLPGGGKLDAIRGRVPGDISSAAYLLAAAAIVPGSKLEIPSVGVNPTRIGFCNLLKRMGANLKIENKRNDDLNEDVGDIVCETEGLTGISVGADDVPAAIDELPLLAVVATQAYGWTRLLGAEELRVKESDRISGIVEGLRKMGARIEERPGGFAVEGPTPLVGTRVDCRGDHRLAMALAVAAQVARGDTVLEGAESVEISYPNFWSIFAPASTLV
- a CDS encoding shikimate kinase yields the protein MAAVSRRNVYLAGMMGTGKSTVGRELARLMGRKFVDTDAALERRLGMPVSECFVREGEAWFRAQEKALSLELAALSNRVVATGGGTLLDPEVRALFTSTGVVICLFTQKEELVTRLERTDKRPLLKDQPIDQKVEELLRQRKEVYDTIPIRIDTTHLTPQEAAHKIHDLLKLRQKILAQLQSQYIVIT